The Hylaeus volcanicus isolate JK05 unplaced genomic scaffold, UHH_iyHylVolc1.0_haploid 20078, whole genome shotgun sequence nucleotide sequence gtaacgaaaatcatgggtttatGTACCCCTAGATATTGGTGGGGATACGTCAATAATtcccatatatggaaatttggcggttgagattttcgttactcagaggtgaacatctgtggggctttagggaaagtttagataaaggattacccacgcaacgcgagttaaaaaatgattctgagaaaagtatggtacagctgcagggtgcacttcggtaagaccagactccacattccaaggggtagataaaataaataacgcgaacttcgaaaagaacgggtgtgcatacgtaacaattaaaaaaaattatttttaaagtaaagtAGAATATCcctaatttttttccaaatttttggaaatttggaTATTCCCGTTtcattttctgattttactacatcttttaaaaaaaatagccaaagacaaatttcaaaaacagtTATTAATCAGTTATTAACAGTTATCAAAAATTTACGATTCTTATCAGGGAAGCCGGACGGCGCAAACGAATCGACATACCAAAATGTATAAAGAGTTTACGAACTCTACCTTTCGTGGCCGCGGACGCGGAAGTCGGCTCCAACCCCAACGGTTTGGAGAGCCGAGTACGTCTCATTATGACGAATGGGAGGAATGGGAGTATACTCCACGCTTAAAGCCTACTAAGTTCAGGCCAAAGCAGAAGACGAGTATTGGACCACCTCGACAAGGTAGGGAAGGATCAACGTCTGACCCACCGAAACCACAACATCTTTCCACGACATCTACAGGTCCTAAGAACGATCCTCTATATAAAGAATCTATATCTGGCCGAGAACCTCATCTAGTAACTGTGCAAGTGCATCTGTACCCAGGGTTACACGCAATAGACGAATTAGTCAACCAGGTCCATAGCAGCGTTTCTGCTATAGACTACGCCTTTAGTTTGAGAGTCCCTGTCTCCGCTTTGGCATACTACGTTGCTGCGACGGTATACGCAAGAGTCCTGAAGGCATTGGACATGTGTAGGAGGCCCGAAGAAGACAAGTTTATGTGGATGATTTACGATGGAAAGTACGATGTACCAGCTATTATCGGTTACTATATGGATGGCATCGGAAACACAGAGTTGAATGGACGTAACCTATGGATCAGAGCTAAACCTCGAACATATGTACGCTCTGCTGATGACAGGATTGGATGGTTCGGAAAAATCACTAACGAAACGCACTATTTGTACGCGTCATATCCGTGTCTTGCCGTTTATTTACAACGGATACAGTCAGACATAAAGCACTCGAACCATGCTAACGTTAACCCTATTTGGAAGCTTCCCGATAACATTGCATCCGAAGATGCAGAGGTTAGTAGTCCAACATCTAATTTACTTGGATATCAATGGGCTACCAAGGTAACGCGACACCAATTACAGTGGTTGTACAGAGCCGGGTTCAATGAAGATGGCGACTTTGACTCAAGCCATCCAGTTATACCATGTGTGTCTGAGCTATTGGCAGCTGTCCAAGCAGAACTTACTTACACAACGATTAAATTAACCTCAATGAACAGCGAGAATCGAGGCTCATTAGCCCAAACAGTCACTACCAGAGTTATATCAGGTGAACGAGAAACACACTGTACGACAGTACTACCAGTGCTATAATCAAACTCGAAGAATTTATAACCTTTCCTTTTAATCCAATTGTGGAAGTGAGGAAATTGTATGATGTTCTCAATCGAAGAGAGTGATTGTTAATTGCTCGTATATGACTATTTGTAaacataaatgtaaatatataataaaaaacagtTATTAGAGGATGCTAAATTTAAGggaataaattacttttagtACTTTTATAAACCGAATTCTAAGTCTATTAGTCACCATCATCTGGCTATTTCACTTTTTAGAGTTAAGttcattgaaaattctttGTGCGAGTGTGGTTGTCCAGAGCAAGATCTCAACCGTGCTGTTATCTGAAagctgaatttatttatagaggTTACAGTATCGAAGTAACAGCTATTTATAAAAGTAGGgatgttagaaaaataaaagtatcattGGTACACAAAGGAAGATTTGTTCAAAGGTGTAATTCTGAATCGAAAACAGTATTAAACAATCGTTTTTATATCTACTGATTGAATGTGTTAATGTCTTATCGTATTTGGTTGTAAGGTAGTTATTATAACATAGTAAATCATTGCTCAACCAACAAGCCATTGATTGCAATTAGTCACTTATACCGTCATTCAATAAGGGCGATAGAGAAAACAAATAAGccgatattttaattcttcttccaAACTCTTCAATATATTGTTACGCCGGGGGGTGGTGCCGCATCGAGGAGTagtcattttaaataactaacacgtcttttataaaaggaacaacaactcaaaacgtttattaactTTAACAATAACTCGTTTAGTAAACACGTCTGTACGACAGTAAGACTCGCGACGTTCTCCTATTCGAAAGTTGCCGGTTCATTTGGAAACCGGAACATCCCGATGATCCACTTCCGCTCGCTCTTTGGAACACACTTCACAACGTCGCAGCAACTTCGCAATATTGCGGCATCTTTACGCCGCCGCAACAAGATCATCACAATTAGaaaatgcatatttataaaataattgcaaaataaacTGTGGTGATATAAATACTAATATAAATTGGTACAAAATTAAgactaaatattccaacatGGTCGATTTGACTGTGTTAATTTGACCTTTATAGCTTCACAGAGATCCGAACGATATTTAATCATTGTCActcaagaaattttatatacagtctTGTTTCCAGGACACTTCTTGTTAATACTCGCGCAGCGTCGGGACAACCAATCTTACATTCTTGAGAAGATAGCGTCTGTCGAACGTCAACGTGTCGGAGCTTTTGTTCTTTCGGTGTAGAAGCATACATTAGCGAGTATCGAGGTGCACTCTACATACATACACTCATACATACACGCTGAAGAAAAACCCACGACGCACACATTCGTCCAAGAGTTGTACACAAGGCCGAAGGCTTTTTCGCTGAAAGCGGCGAGCCACGGAGAGCATTTAGGTGAGAACGGCACTGGCACAGACCTCCTGCGTTATATTCTCAAGTGCTAAGACGTAGTGGATGACGGTTGCCTTTAATATTCCATATTTTGCTTGATTACTTTCTGCTCTTATCCCCTTACATCAGTGGTGCACAAACCCACTAGCCAATTCAGCCCTGACATTGAGTAATAGACGCACTcgacatatttataaaaaagcTTCCCACTTCGTTTAATAGATTGAGTTGTGCCCGATAAAGGATGATGCGAGAAGATTAAGCTTTACCGACCCATTTCAATTTGTCATTTCTCTTACATTaagttgtttatttaataaatgaaacaaagaattctttgtttaataaatatatattgaaataatatttataataacatcaattgtctttaatttttcttttttgtttgtattttctattaacagaccaaagagaaacaaaattttaacaaaaaactaTGATATGGTTGGGTCGTAATCGATTATACGTAACGTGACGtgaaaactttgaattttgatttgtaAGAACAATAATGTATATTCCTATTCAATTGCATTATTGTCGAGAGTAATTGAATCAcaagtaacaattaattccTTAAAAAACTAGAAtgtaaattctaataatagtTGTAAAAGAATAAGGTTGTCAGCGTAGTTGTAGTGgacatttaaataacattatcaTTCAATTCAGTTACATTCAATTGTGGCTTCCGTTTCTGGTGGTATTAAGATGGAGAGTCAGAAAAGGAGTGTggagagaaaaatgaaaaaagtgtgGTGGAGAAAGTGAAGAAAGGGGTAAAAGTGGGTGTGGATTGAGAGTGTTAGATGGTTGAGTGAAGGGAGCGATAGGGAAGTGACTGGAGGTGAAAGAGTGAGTGTGGAGAAAAGTGAGGTAGGAAGATCAGAGAGGAGTTTTGTGATAAGAAAGGAGGCGAGGGAAAGGCGTGAAGAAGCGAGCGGAAATAAAGTTAGGGCGGGAAAGAGTAGAAAGAGAAGCGAAGGGAAAAGGGATAGAAAGGGCGAAGAAGCGACGTGATAGGATGGTGCGTGAGGGAAGGGAAAGGGGAGGAGCTCAAGGAAGGAAAGAAGAGTCGCATAGCGACGATCTGGGGAAGCAAAGAATCGGTAAGAAGGAGTCGGTAAAAAAGAGAGTAGGGAGAAGGTAATAAGAAAGAGGACTGAGGGTAGAGGAAGAAGCAAGGAATATAGAAGGTGAAGATAAAGGGGGAAACAAGATACTAGGGATGGAGACGAGGAGTGCGAAAAGAGAAGGTGGGGGGAAGGGAGTGAAGGGTGTAAAGGGAAGAGATTAAAGTGTGAGAAGGAAGAGAGATTTGGAGGAGTTTTCCAAAGGGGGGAAAGGAGGAGTGAAGGAGGGAGAGGCATcgagaggaggaagaagagataTTTTCCAAAAGTGTGGTTTGACGCCAAGGTCGCCCGGGAGGGAAGAGGGTGGTGGGACGAAGAGTGTAGGCAAAGGAAAAGGGTGGTGAGGAGGAAGCTGAGAAAGTGGAGAAAGGGCAaatggggggggggagagaagTATAGAGTGGAGAAGAGGAGGCACAAGGAGTTACgtgagaagaagaaagaagaggaggaggagagaaTGAGGGAGGTAGGGGCGATCAGAACGGACAGGGAAGTATGGGCGTTCCTCAAGAAGGAGAGAGGAGGGATGAGAATGGGAGGGGAAGGGATAGAGATGAAGGAGTGGAGAGAATACTTCTTGAGGCTATTGAGGGGTGTGGACAATGAAGTAAGGTGTGGGAGTGAATGGGAAAGGAGGGAATGGGTGGAAGAGATAGGGGAGGAGGAATTTACGGCAGTggtaaagaaattgaaagaggAAAAGGCAGCGGGGATTGATGGGATGGAAAATGAGGTATGGAAATACGGAGGGAGAGGACTGAGGGAAGTGAGGCGAAGGGTGGGTGGAGGAGTGGAAGGAGGGGGTGATAGTACCGGTATTGAAGAAAGAAGGGGGATTGAGAATGGAGAACTATAGACAAGTCACGCTAATGCCGACCCTGTACAAGGTGTATGCGGCGATATTAACGGGTAGGATAGAGAAGGAGGTAGAGGATACAGGGGTGTAGGGGAGTGGCAAACGGGATAAATCCTAAAGGAAGGGGAAGGGAACAATGGAGAACATCTatgttttgaattatttaatgaatagGGAGctgtcaattttattaaatatattattatcggACTTGGAGGAGAAGATGGAGAGGATTGGGGCAGGGTGGATCAGGGTGGGGGGAGAGAGGGTGAGGGCGTTAGCGTATACGGACGACATAGTCATGGTCGCGGAAGGGGAGAAAGAAATGAGGGTAGTGATTGCAGAGTCGGACGTGTACTTTGAGGGGAAGGGATTAGAGGTGAATGTGGGAAAGACAAAAGTCATGAGGTTTAGGAAAGGGGAGGGGGAAGATTTGAGAAGATTAAATGGAGATGGGGGAGGAGGGAGGTGGAGGAGGTTAAGGAGTTTAAATATTTGGGGTATGTCTTTTAGAGGAATGGAGAGCAGGAGGAGCAGGTAAAAGAGAGGATAGCGAAGGCAGCGGGAGTGATGAGGCAGGTGTGGGGGCTAGGGCAGAGGGTGTTCAGAGAGAAGTGGGAAAAAAGGTTATAGCTATTTGACAGGTTGGTGTGGACAGTGAGGAGCTATGGGGCGGAGGTATAGGAGTGGAAGGAGTGGAGAAAGCTGGAGGCGCTGGAGGAGAGGTATTTGAGGTGGTGATTGGGGGTGGAGTGGAGGACACCAGGTTACATGGTGAGAGAGGAGTTAAAGAGATTCATGATGGGAGGAGAAATGGGAGAGGCAAGACACTGGCTGGAGAGGGAGGAGAAAATATGTAGGGTGTGTGGGGGAAGGAAGAGATGTGCTGGACAGGTGTGGGTCAGTAGAGGGGAGGCGGAAGAGGGGAAGGGACTGGGGGAGCAGATAAGGGAAATTCTGGGGGAGTCGGGGGGAGGGGAAGAATGGATGAAGAGATTGAAAAGGATGAGGATGGATGCAAGAAGAGAGTGAAGGGGGAAAGATAAGTGAAGGGAGGTTAGATGAATGGATGAATGGATggatgaatgaatgaatgaatgaatggaCGGGAgaaagatggaaaaaaaagataaggGGGGGGAATTCCCCGGAAGCGGGGGcgctctctctcgctcttgCGTCTCTTGCATTTCTTGCggcttttttgttttctcctttggtttcttttggttttttgatTATAGAATTTAAGTGTAAGATAAGGATAGAATAAGGTAAAATAAGGATAGTTTTAAGGTTAGATATAAGAAGGAAATTGTAAAAACTTTGTAAATGGGAAAAATGGAAGGGGAGCCATGCGAACCCCCTGGGGGagcattaataaatacatacatattacattcaattgtaatcaagaattttttcatttaaaatacaaaaaaaatttgaagatgTTTCATATCAATTggagatttattaaaaaacaaaatgctaTAGCTGTGTTTGGAAAACtctttataaaaacaaaatcaggATTGAGTAGTACTATGATTTAAAACTAAAACATCGGGTACATTTCGGGTATTTACTGTAATACGTGGTCAATGTGTTCATTGGCGGATGTATTCTCAttccaaatataatataaaaacggCAGTTTAAACCTTTGACTAGACAATGTCTTTCACAAAACTACTAAAACTTGTTTTTCAGCATAAACTAcacaacttttttaaattgacatGAAAATTGCCATGCATAATTGCGTGAAACCCTATGCTAACgcttaagaaaaatgtatgttgaGACAATATGTACTCACTGTTTGTACTTGGTGTTTAAACTGACCAGTTTTTAATTAGCAAAAACATGTTTAACAAGAAGaatttcttgttattttataacaagaaatttatttcttttatttataattattaagagCAAATTATTGTTCGTTAGAAActaaacttttttcatattcaaaaatttgtttaacagaTTTTTTAAGTTGTATTTCATTCACAACTTCAACGATTGTTTTCATCCCTTAAATATGAATATCAgctgatataaaaaaatatgtgttccaagtttcattaaaatccgCGTTTTACAATTGATTAATATTCCTTGTAAGCTACAACTTATTTAGCTTATGTCCACATTTGGTTTTGACGACGACGTTTACGTTTGCCATTTTACCTCTTCTAGTTCCTTGTTTTTATCATGTTTGAGTTTCTCTTTTCCGTTGTTCATACAAGTTagtttctacatttttcatttgccTTTCCATTCGTGTTTTGATTAGCTATTTCCATCTTTCTAATTCTGTCTCATTCTTTCCTTGCATCCCAGTGTTCTTCTTTTCTCAAACATCGCCACGATGTGTTCCagataattcaatttcatttatttacgaaaCGCAGAGAACGTGTTTTGCCAGTGCTGCGGTAAGCAAATTGTGTCGACCGTTTTTCTCGTCTCTCTTAGCTGTTTAACAGCATCTGTAAACGTAGCTGCGTTAATGAGATTTTATCCTTCAATGGTTGCTAAGTAGGGTAAGAAATACTGTGTACTGACAAAACGTTGGCTGGAAAGGGTGAGCAACGTTATTGGCGTTTTTAATCGCTTGGATCTAGGTCCCTGATCATTAAACTTTTGAATCATAGTGGCAcgtatacagtgggtgtagaaactattcgtacaccgatcaatttccaaaaaaactatgtaaaattgtaatttattaacttattttttataaacaatgacattctacatattctcggaaatctcgaaaatagatagagtacaaaaaaaatagctatttatgtaagttacgaaattaacaaaaaaaagacaattaatcgatagaaatgttgaagcaataattattcgcacaactgtttaatttttaaaatttcatttaaaaaaaagaaatttacattaatttataagtatataatacttccttcgagggatttctttttgattttataattattgcaactcttctaagcattaaatta carries:
- the LOC128882147 gene encoding uncharacterized protein LOC128882147 — its product is MYKEFTNSTFRGRGRGSRLQPQRFGEPSTSHYDEWEEWEYTPRLKPTKFRPKQKTSIGPPRQGREGSTSDPPKPQHLSTTSTGPKNDPLYKESISGREPHLVTVQVHLYPGLHAIDELVNQVHSSVSAIDYAFSLRVPVSALAYYVAATVYARVLKALDMCRRPEEDKFMWMIYDGKYDVPAIIGYYMDGIGNTELNGRNLWIRAKPRTYVRSADDRIGWFGKITNETHYLYASYPCLAVYLQRIQSDIKHSNHANVNPIWKLPDNIASEDAEWLYRAGFNEDGDFDSSHPVIPCVSELLAAVQAELTYTTIKLTSMNSENRGSLAQTVTTRVISGERETHCTTVLPVL